In the Hydrogenobacter sp. genome, one interval contains:
- a CDS encoding alpha-ketoacid dehydrogenase subunit beta codes for MLYRDAINLALDHAMETDPRVVILGEDVGFYGGNYKVTDGLFAKYGQRRVIDTPIAENSIVGTAIGMAMMGLRPVAEIMTANFSMLAMDQIVNNMSKLRYMSGGKIALPLVVRMPQGVGKQLAAQHSQSLEHMFASVPGIYVFCSSDATSAYHITLYAIKLDDPVILLEHTLLYPMDFEFEYVKNFDPFKARVLREGKDITVVSYLKMVHDVLKACEYLKEREDISCQVIDLLSLRPIDFETIYNSVKNTRRLVIVYEAPKSLGLGAEISARVSEEMFYFLDAPPLRIAGEEVPIPYSRKLELLAIPTPESIYHQILQWGKRHGL; via the coding sequence ATGTTATACCGTGATGCCATAAACTTAGCTCTTGACCATGCCATGGAGACAGATCCGAGGGTAGTTATACTTGGGGAGGATGTGGGTTTTTACGGAGGTAACTACAAAGTAACGGATGGACTCTTTGCTAAGTACGGACAAAGGAGGGTAATAGACACACCTATAGCGGAAAACTCCATAGTAGGGACAGCCATAGGCATGGCGATGATGGGATTAAGACCCGTTGCGGAGATCATGACGGCGAACTTCTCTATGCTTGCCATGGATCAGATAGTAAACAACATGTCCAAACTCAGGTATATGAGTGGTGGGAAGATAGCCTTACCGCTCGTAGTACGAATGCCTCAAGGGGTTGGTAAACAGCTCGCAGCTCAACATTCTCAGAGTCTGGAACACATGTTCGCATCTGTTCCCGGCATTTATGTCTTTTGCTCTTCCGATGCAACAAGCGCCTATCACATAACACTTTACGCTATAAAGCTTGACGATCCAGTTATACTTCTCGAACACACACTCCTTTATCCTATGGATTTTGAATTTGAGTACGTGAAGAACTTTGACCCTTTTAAGGCGAGGGTTTTAAGGGAAGGCAAAGACATAACTGTAGTGTCTTACCTTAAAATGGTTCATGATGTTTTAAAAGCTTGCGAGTACTTAAAAGAAAGAGAAGATATATCGTGTCAAGTTATAGATCTTCTCTCTCTGAGACCTATAGATTTTGAAACCATATATAACTCAGTGAAGAATACAAGGAGACTTGTCATTGTTTACGAAGCACCAAAAAGTCTCGGACTGGGTGCAGAAATTTCAGCCAGAGTTAGCGAAGAGATGTTTTACTTTTTGGATGCTCCACCTTTGAGGATAGCAGGGGAGGAAGTTCCCATACCCTATAGCAGGAAACTTGAGCTCTTAGCCATACCTACACCGGAAAGTATATACCACCAGATACTCCAATGGGGGAAGAGACATGGATTATGA
- the raiA gene encoding ribosome-associated translation inhibitor RaiA, whose protein sequence is MNVEFIGKGVDWTDAMKSFVEGKLERLSRFLKEAEEDQVEVVVTLSSTRAKQKDFAGDSRPTLYRIDIDIYLKTWGGGSVHAWEEDIDVFSALDRVMDEVERQIIKLKQRRHEIRRRGAKMKEEILAAEVIPSEERELPPIIEEDLVIEKPMSLEDALFELKDTGVYFLPFVDVETGTLKILYRKRGGNFGVINTKCKVM, encoded by the coding sequence ATGAATGTGGAATTCATAGGAAAGGGTGTTGACTGGACTGATGCTATGAAAAGTTTTGTGGAAGGTAAGCTTGAAAGGCTATCAAGGTTTTTAAAGGAAGCTGAGGAGGATCAGGTCGAAGTTGTGGTTACCCTTTCCAGCACCAGAGCAAAACAGAAAGATTTTGCAGGTGACAGTAGACCTACCCTGTACAGAATAGATATAGACATCTACCTGAAGACTTGGGGAGGTGGTAGCGTTCACGCCTGGGAAGAAGACATAGATGTATTTTCCGCGCTTGACAGGGTTATGGATGAGGTAGAGAGACAGATCATAAAGTTAAAGCAGCGCAGACACGAGATAAGGAGAAGGGGAGCAAAAATGAAAGAGGAGATCTTAGCTGCGGAGGTGATCCCTTCCGAAGAGAGAGAACTTCCACCGATAATTGAGGAGGACCTCGTTATTGAAAAACCTATGAGCCTTGAGGATGCTTTGTTTGAGCTTAAGGATACAGGTGTATACTTCCTACCTTTTGTGGATGTGGAGACAGGAACTTTGAAGATCTTATACAGAAAAAGGGGAGGGAACTTTGGTGTTATAAACACCAAATGTAAGGTGATGTGA
- a CDS encoding dihydrolipoamide acetyltransferase family protein gives MDYEVVMPQFSDTMERGKIVRWIKKEGDYVEKGEVLAEIEAEKAVMELQSFRSGIIKKIITKEGEEVPVKTPIAIIELTEKRPAVEKPVEIKTEERVAEKVEEKREEIKAEGRIELPPGFASPYARVIASKYGVNISELQKEGKLPSPAHEKDIKKLLNERYFTPKALETLKDYPIDPEKLVEFFKGEKINEDMLSEYIEEFDIPKKVPISSVQRSLIANLTKSIQHPHFRIYETFDLSLIPWDKDITLTHWLVKIVGDAMMYFDRLRATVEEDHYLIMPNANVGVAISIGDELYAPIVKKVNRKNLPDIAKEVKELKEKAQTGRLTLEDLKSGTLTLSNMGMFGITSFDAVIPYGQVCIMSVGALGEDGRASVNFTFDHRAVNGTHGALFVKYLKEKVLDKNYLKSLKKDL, from the coding sequence ATGGATTATGAGGTAGTTATGCCTCAATTTTCTGACACTATGGAAAGAGGGAAAATAGTGCGTTGGATAAAAAAGGAAGGTGACTATGTGGAGAAAGGAGAAGTTTTAGCCGAGATAGAAGCTGAAAAGGCTGTTATGGAGCTTCAATCTTTTAGAAGTGGAATTATTAAAAAGATCATCACAAAGGAAGGTGAAGAAGTACCTGTAAAAACACCTATAGCCATAATAGAACTAACTGAAAAGAGACCTGCCGTAGAAAAACCTGTGGAGATAAAAACTGAAGAAAGAGTTGCGGAAAAAGTGGAAGAAAAGAGGGAGGAAATAAAAGCAGAAGGAAGGATAGAGCTTCCTCCCGGTTTTGCATCTCCGTATGCAAGGGTTATAGCTTCTAAATACGGAGTAAATATATCAGAGCTTCAAAAGGAAGGGAAACTACCTTCACCGGCGCACGAAAAAGATATAAAAAAACTCCTCAATGAGAGATACTTTACACCCAAAGCACTTGAGACTTTGAAAGATTACCCTATAGATCCAGAAAAGCTCGTAGAGTTTTTTAAGGGTGAAAAGATAAACGAGGATATGCTTTCGGAATACATTGAGGAGTTTGATATACCCAAAAAAGTACCCATATCAAGCGTTCAAAGGAGTCTAATAGCTAATCTTACTAAGAGCATACAACACCCACACTTTAGAATATACGAAACCTTTGATCTGTCTTTAATACCTTGGGACAAAGACATCACCCTAACACACTGGCTTGTAAAGATCGTAGGTGATGCGATGATGTACTTTGATAGGTTGAGAGCTACAGTTGAAGAAGATCACTACCTTATAATGCCTAATGCGAATGTTGGAGTTGCAATATCCATAGGTGACGAGCTTTATGCCCCAATCGTAAAAAAGGTAAACAGAAAAAATCTTCCCGATATAGCTAAGGAGGTGAAAGAACTTAAAGAAAAGGCGCAGACTGGTAGGCTCACCTTAGAAGACTTAAAAAGTGGAACACTCACCTTATCCAATATGGGTATGTTCGGAATAACCTCCTTTGACGCGGTCATACCCTACGGTCAGGTGTGTATAATGTCGGTTGGCGCGCTCGGTGAAGACGGCAGGGCAAGTGTAAACTTCACCTTTGATCACAGAGCGGTCAACGGTACTCACGGAGCTCTATTCGTAAAGTACCTGAAGGAGAAGGTACTTGACAAAAATTACCTGAAGTCTTTAAAGAAGGATCTATAA
- the purN gene encoding phosphoribosylglycinamide formyltransferase — MKLGILVSGRGSNLQALIDAISSGKLHCSINMVISDRSGAYAIERCKAHNIPYTIVRRRDFDTTESFEEEMLRRLEEVGVDLIVLAGFMRILSPYFIRAFPMKIINIHPSLTPAFLGKNAQRQALEFGSKITGCTVHFVTEELDSGPVIVQACVPVLPEDTEDSLSHRILSYEHRILPQAVRWICEGRVKVVGRKAIVEGARYGTIPVNPELEFF; from the coding sequence ATGAAATTAGGTATACTCGTGTCAGGTAGGGGGTCTAACCTACAAGCTCTCATAGACGCAATAAGCTCTGGCAAACTTCATTGCAGTATAAACATGGTGATATCTGATAGATCTGGAGCTTACGCTATAGAGAGGTGCAAGGCGCACAACATACCTTATACAATAGTAAGGAGGAGGGATTTTGATACTACGGAATCTTTTGAAGAGGAGATGCTCAGAAGGTTGGAAGAGGTAGGTGTTGATCTCATTGTACTTGCAGGTTTTATGCGCATTTTGTCTCCCTACTTTATAAGAGCTTTCCCTATGAAGATCATAAACATACACCCTTCTCTTACGCCCGCCTTTTTGGGAAAGAATGCCCAAAGACAAGCTTTAGAATTCGGCTCTAAGATAACGGGTTGTACAGTTCATTTTGTGACTGAGGAGTTAGACAGCGGACCAGTAATAGTTCAGGCTTGTGTACCTGTACTTCCGGAAGATACGGAGGACTCTCTATCACACCGCATACTTTCATACGAACACAGAATCCTTCCTCAAGCAGTAAGATGGATATGCGAAGGTAGGGTAAAAGTAGTTGGCAGGAAGGCGATAGTGGAAGGGGCAAGGTACGGTACCATTCCAGTAAATCCCGAGCTTGAGTTCTTTTAA
- a CDS encoding thiamine pyrophosphate-dependent enzyme, whose product MSQSLAEKFYFYMRLGRELEMRAKEEYMKGNIGGFLHLDIGQEAVSVGAVFGFGKGDLFCPYREHVLALARGMDPKLIMAELFGKVTGVSKGKGGSMHLYEPKLDFYGGNAIVGAHLPHAVGAAYARKYMGERAGVLAIFGDGATNGGSFFESINLAVVWEVPVLFLCENNFYAIGTRIDRVSAFKDIYLKAKDYMPAVQVDGMDVFAVYDAVVGAKKYLEEYGKPYFIEAITYRYEGHSMADKGDYRSPREMETYRKKDPIENLKIRALKTGWLTEEQIRLMDERVSQIIEEAVEFALSSPEPELEELYKDIYCGVCADVIP is encoded by the coding sequence ATGAGTCAAAGTCTGGCTGAAAAGTTTTACTTTTATATGAGATTGGGTAGGGAGCTGGAAATGAGGGCGAAGGAAGAATACATGAAGGGGAACATAGGCGGATTTTTGCATCTTGACATAGGACAGGAAGCGGTCAGCGTAGGTGCGGTTTTTGGTTTTGGCAAAGGGGACCTCTTTTGCCCTTACAGAGAGCATGTGCTTGCTCTTGCAAGGGGTATGGATCCCAAACTCATAATGGCTGAGCTTTTCGGTAAGGTGACAGGTGTTTCAAAAGGTAAGGGTGGTTCTATGCACCTTTACGAGCCAAAACTTGACTTTTACGGAGGGAATGCCATAGTAGGCGCTCACCTGCCCCACGCGGTAGGAGCGGCTTATGCCAGAAAGTATATGGGGGAAAGAGCGGGAGTTCTTGCCATCTTTGGTGACGGAGCTACAAACGGAGGAAGCTTTTTTGAGTCTATAAATCTCGCGGTTGTTTGGGAAGTACCTGTCCTTTTTTTATGCGAAAATAACTTCTACGCAATAGGTACAAGGATAGATAGAGTTTCAGCCTTCAAAGACATATACCTGAAAGCGAAAGATTACATGCCAGCTGTACAAGTAGACGGTATGGATGTTTTTGCGGTTTACGATGCTGTCGTCGGTGCAAAAAAGTACTTGGAGGAGTATGGTAAACCCTACTTTATAGAAGCTATCACCTACAGATACGAAGGACACTCTATGGCTGACAAAGGTGACTACAGATCCCCGAGAGAGATGGAAACATATAGAAAAAAAGATCCCATAGAGAACCTGAAAATAAGAGCCTTAAAAACGGGATGGCTCACGGAAGAGCAGATAAGACTGATGGATGAGAGAGTATCCCAGATAATAGAGGAAGCTGTGGAGTTTGCTCTCAGCTCGCCCGAACCTGAACTTGAAGAGCTATACAAAGATATATACTGTGGAGTTTGTGCGGATGTTATACCGTGA
- a CDS encoding NAD(P)/FAD-dependent oxidoreductase yields the protein MFDYDVIILGGGLAYTGAELLRNRGLKVAIVEKERENLGGVCLHYGCIPTKLYLFEAQKLYDMKMSRLIDWKDGNLKLKSLVEHKDKLRKRLRDDIEKLLKGIDLLYGEGRLTDKYTVSVGERYIKGRYIIINTGKRQASGFGIDPDGRKVLTTDHILNLDSLPEKLDIVGDDPIAFEFATFFAILGSQVRLYFDDPLSFSHPSIKNRLLKNLDSLGISLYTSRDFKKEVENTTLLVKKRIPNSEYVGNLLQKDEYGHIIVDAHYEASIRDHYAVGDVNGLSQTAHAARLQSISVSKRILGEKGFYIKPEDVPYVLYTLPLSYAKVGLTKVDLEKRGIRYTEKSVSLRAFASSHIHHSEDGMCFLYFDSKGFLIGCEILSKGAGEVISSITVSLHAELDLNLMSRLPIPHPTLSEIPFLRLM from the coding sequence ATGTTTGATTACGATGTGATTATACTAGGTGGAGGGCTGGCTTATACCGGTGCTGAGCTTCTCAGAAACAGAGGACTAAAGGTAGCCATAGTGGAAAAAGAAAGGGAAAACTTAGGTGGTGTATGTCTCCATTATGGATGCATACCTACAAAGCTTTATCTATTTGAGGCTCAAAAATTGTACGATATGAAAATGTCAAGACTCATAGATTGGAAGGATGGAAATCTAAAACTTAAAAGCCTTGTGGAGCATAAGGACAAACTTAGAAAAAGGCTTAGGGATGATATAGAGAAGCTCCTAAAAGGCATAGATTTACTTTACGGTGAAGGAAGGCTTACGGATAAATACACGGTAAGTGTTGGAGAAAGGTATATAAAAGGTAGGTACATAATAATAAATACAGGTAAGAGACAAGCGTCCGGCTTTGGCATTGATCCTGACGGTAGAAAGGTATTAACCACGGATCACATACTTAACTTAGATAGCCTTCCAGAAAAACTTGACATAGTAGGAGATGATCCGATCGCTTTTGAGTTTGCTACCTTTTTTGCCATACTTGGTTCTCAGGTGAGACTTTACTTTGATGATCCTCTTAGCTTCTCACATCCGAGTATAAAAAACAGATTACTTAAGAATCTTGATTCTTTAGGGATAAGTTTGTATACTTCCAGAGACTTTAAAAAGGAAGTTGAAAATACTACGCTTCTCGTTAAAAAGAGGATTCCCAATTCCGAGTACGTGGGGAATCTGTTACAAAAAGATGAGTACGGTCATATTATCGTTGATGCGCATTACGAGGCTTCAATAAGGGATCACTATGCAGTAGGTGATGTAAACGGACTTTCTCAAACTGCTCACGCTGCGAGACTACAATCCATAAGCGTTAGCAAGAGGATACTCGGAGAGAAAGGCTTTTACATAAAACCAGAAGATGTACCTTACGTGCTGTACACTTTACCCCTCTCCTATGCTAAGGTGGGACTAACTAAAGTAGATCTTGAAAAAAGGGGAATAAGATATACCGAAAAGAGTGTTAGTCTTAGAGCGTTTGCATCTTCTCACATACACCATTCGGAAGATGGTATGTGTTTTCTTTACTTTGATAGTAAGGGCTTTCTCATAGGATGCGAGATACTCTCAAAGGGTGCGGGAGAAGTGATATCAAGCATTACGGTTTCCCTTCACGCTGAGCTGGATCTCAATCTGATGTCAAGGCTTCCTATCCCCCATCCCACGCTGAGTGAGATACCTTTTTTGAGGCTTATGTGA
- a CDS encoding YMGG-like glycine zipper-containing protein — MNKVALFMIPVIFLVSCGQVTSERTYQGAGVGAAGGAIAGALIDKNNRWRGAVIGGVLGAVLGGTITEIAARAAREAAVNNRPVEYRSEDGREKVYAEPVASRGDCKIVKTRYYQDGKLVKVEEKEVCP; from the coding sequence ATGAATAAAGTAGCCTTGTTCATGATACCGGTTATATTTCTCGTGAGCTGTGGTCAGGTAACATCTGAAAGGACTTATCAGGGTGCAGGTGTAGGTGCTGCAGGCGGTGCGATAGCGGGCGCACTCATAGATAAGAATAACAGGTGGAGAGGAGCCGTCATAGGAGGTGTTCTCGGTGCCGTTCTTGGAGGAACCATAACAGAAATAGCTGCAAGGGCTGCAAGGGAAGCAGCTGTAAACAATAGACCTGTTGAATATAGGTCCGAAGATGGAAGGGAGAAAGTTTATGCCGAACCTGTAGCCTCAAGGGGAGATTGCAAGATAGTAAAGACAAGATACTATCAGGATGGTAAGCTGGTAAAGGTAGAAGAGAAGGAAGTCTGCCCGTAA
- a CDS encoding universal stress protein, producing the protein MSEDTMKLLVPVDFTEITNQIIRLAKNIAQTHQAKVTLLHVVSPILYLPYPESFGMSVVDLELLSDLEKKKEEEAMQKLSGLADFLKPLSVELAVDIGDPAETILEREDLFDLILMGSHRKGLVEKILVGSTAEKVARYTKKPLLVIKGKEIESFKKVVIAHDLSKYADEAFDFSLKLLKPFRPSITILHVEETIELPVVTNIKDVISERYREEKEKYLAKLKNKAKEEGFDTQVKKMEGTPVQAILDYLRSDKDVDLLVMGSRGLSTLQRVLLGSTSSEVLRKAEIPILIHRSIQ; encoded by the coding sequence ATGAGTGAAGATACTATGAAGTTACTTGTGCCGGTAGACTTTACAGAGATAACAAATCAGATCATCAGGTTAGCAAAAAACATAGCGCAAACTCATCAAGCTAAGGTAACTCTCCTTCACGTAGTATCACCAATACTTTACCTGCCTTATCCTGAAAGTTTTGGTATGAGTGTCGTAGATCTTGAGCTTCTCTCTGACCTTGAAAAGAAGAAGGAAGAAGAAGCTATGCAAAAACTTTCCGGTCTTGCGGACTTTTTAAAACCCCTGTCTGTAGAACTTGCGGTTGATATAGGTGATCCCGCTGAAACCATCCTTGAAAGGGAGGATCTCTTTGATCTCATCTTGATGGGAAGCCATAGGAAAGGTCTTGTAGAGAAAATACTTGTAGGCTCAACTGCTGAGAAGGTAGCAAGGTACACAAAAAAACCCCTTCTTGTAATCAAGGGCAAAGAAATAGAAAGCTTCAAAAAGGTAGTCATAGCTCATGACCTTTCCAAATACGCCGACGAGGCATTTGACTTTTCTTTAAAGCTTTTAAAACCCTTCAGACCCAGCATAACGATCCTTCACGTGGAAGAAACCATAGAGCTACCTGTGGTAACAAACATAAAGGACGTGATAAGCGAGCGCTACAGAGAAGAGAAAGAAAAATACCTTGCAAAGCTCAAGAACAAAGCTAAAGAGGAGGGATTTGATACGCAAGTAAAAAAAATGGAAGGAACTCCAGTTCAAGCCATACTTGATTACCTCAGAAGTGATAAAGATGTTGACCTTTTAGTTATGGGGAGCAGGGGACTTTCCACTCTTCAAAGAGTCCTTTTGGGAAGCACATCTTCGGAAGTTCTCAGGAAGGCAGAGATCCCTATACTTATACACAGGAGTATTCAATGA
- a CDS encoding inositol monophosphatase family protein codes for MENLETFLKVAKESALIGGLVLKEHFGKLSQKDVEEKSEKDVVSIVDKSSEERIRRYIRLNFPDHDIVGEEEGGADSNDYVWYIDPLDGTKNYIAGFPIFGVSVGLTYRREPIVGAVYLPHFDALYWAFKNGGAYKNGKRITVSQRTHVKQFFIAYGFPSRAKRDLNIYWRIFRELFDKAGAMRRPGAAAVDLCFVAEGVFDGLVEFELNPWDICAGTLIVKEAGGKVFLTKGLSLGTDVLAGTQGSYPYIEDAVKSNLEGL; via the coding sequence ATGGAAAACTTAGAAACTTTTCTCAAAGTTGCCAAAGAATCAGCTCTCATAGGCGGTTTAGTGCTGAAGGAACACTTCGGAAAGCTTTCTCAAAAGGATGTGGAAGAAAAGTCAGAGAAAGATGTGGTGAGCATTGTGGACAAAAGCTCCGAAGAGAGAATAAGAAGGTACATAAGGTTAAACTTTCCGGATCACGACATAGTAGGGGAAGAGGAAGGTGGGGCTGACAGCAACGATTATGTATGGTACATAGATCCCCTTGACGGTACAAAAAACTACATAGCGGGTTTTCCCATCTTTGGAGTATCAGTAGGCTTAACTTATCGCAGAGAACCCATAGTGGGGGCTGTTTATCTTCCTCATTTTGATGCACTTTACTGGGCTTTTAAAAATGGAGGTGCATACAAAAACGGTAAAAGAATAACGGTGAGCCAAAGAACGCATGTAAAACAGTTCTTCATTGCTTACGGCTTTCCTTCGAGGGCAAAGAGGGATCTCAACATCTACTGGAGGATATTCAGAGAGCTTTTTGATAAAGCAGGAGCTATGAGGAGACCTGGAGCCGCAGCTGTGGATCTGTGCTTTGTTGCTGAAGGAGTGTTTGATGGGCTTGTGGAGTTTGAGCTAAACCCTTGGGATATATGCGCAGGTACACTCATAGTAAAGGAGGCGGGCGGAAAAGTTTTTCTCACAAAAGGGCTATCTTTGGGAACTGACGTACTTGCAGGTACACAAGGATCTTACCCTTATATAGAAGATGCGGTAAAATCTAATTTAGAGGGTTTATAA